A window of Rhipicephalus microplus isolate Deutch F79 chromosome X, USDA_Rmic, whole genome shotgun sequence genomic DNA:
ATGTTGACTGCTGTGTAATGACTGGATTCAGTGTGTTCCATTCTCGAATTACGCGCAGGAAGAacgaataaaaagaaatattacTATTAAATGAGTATTCTTTGAGTTCCCATGCATGCCTTCGCCTCGTCGGTCTGGTGTCTCGAAAGTTCAAGAAGATTTGGGTTTATGCGGAATGATCTGTGTAAATGTAGATAAAGAAATTTAAGCCGGAAAACCTTTGCACGACTGTCAAGAGTGGCTAGACCAGCACGGTGTAAGAGAGCAGCAGGTGAGTCATTGCGCCCGTACCTGTTGAAGATAAAGGGCACTGCTTTCCGCTGAGCCCTTTACAGTATAGCGATATTATTCACAGTGTGAGGGAACCACACAATACTAGCATATTCTAAGACCGGGTGGATAAATGTGACGtaagcaagaagcttcgtttcaTGTGTGGCGAAAGACAGGGCCCGtttaataaaaaataatttgCTCATCGCTTTTTTGGATACTTGACGCACGTGCTCTGTCCAACTAAGATCAGACGCAATTGTGATACCAAGATATTTGTACTGGTTAACTCTTTGTAGTGGCACATTATTAAAATGATAATGAAAATCAAATTTAGACACCTTGTTGGTAATGGacatatatttgtgtgtgtgtgcgatacCATACTACTCTGGAAGTGTGGTTTCAGGACGCAACGTATGCATCAATGCCCAAAATGACTGCATATGATAAGGCACTGCAGCTAAACAAGCTACGTGCTTTAGCAATAATGTCAAGTGGGGGCTGAAAAGGTGTGTACACTTGAGTACTCCCAGGTGACAGGAAATGACAATATGCATGTTCGCCGCTATCTATGTGTGctaatagccccgccgcggtggtctagtggctaaggtactcggctgctgacacgcaggtcgcgggttcgattcccggctgcatttccgaaggaggcgcaaatgctgtaggcccgtgtgctcagatttgggtgcacgttaaagaaccccaggtggtcgaaatttccggagccctccactatggtgtctctcataatgatatggtggttttgggacgttaaaccccacaaagcaatcaatcaaatcaattacgTGCGCTAATAAGAGGATATTGAAAGCTTTGCTTTTCCCTGCCATCAGAGTAGCCGAATTATCTCAGCTAACCTGCAGGATCATTTCTTCTCCCTTTTATGCAATAATTAAAGGAGGGCACAACTTATCTATGCAAGGCAACCCCCCTGTGTAACATCACATAGGTGTGCTTATACGACCAGACAAAGCCTCATTACAGCTCCTGCAAAAGAAAGACTCGCCATCGTAGAACTGCGAATGCCAGTCTGCGCACCAAAAATGTCATTAGACGTGAATATCGCACGCGATATATATAGCTGTCAGTTTCGCAGGttggggatcaaatcccggctgcggcggctgcatttccgatggagacggaaatgttgtaggcccgtgtgctcagatttgtgcgcacgttcaagaaccccagctggtcaaaatttccggagccctccattacggcgtctctcataatcatacggtggtttttggacgttaaaccctacatgtcaatcaatcaatagttgTCAGTTTCCAAGTGAACGGCTTGCTAATCATACCGACAGTCACGACCATCCAGCAAGTTACGGCGACAGTTGTTCTTTTCCAGGCTCAATATGCTCTCCAATAATTGATGATGGCAGTTAGTAATGTCGCGCAGTCACTGATATCTCGCATCCACCACCTAACCAGAGAACGCATCGCTTCCGGAGCAAAACTAGGTCCCTTTCACGACGCTTCAATGCTAGCCGACAACCACATGAAATAGCACACACGATTTTCTTACAATTGTGCTCACCTTTAGATCATTTTCTGGCAAATACTTGCATCGTTGCACGATTTCTACCCACCTATCAACATCAAGCATCGCTTAATTAGTTACAAGTGTCACAGATCTCACACATTCACACCTGCTACACTAGCCACTGTACCCCTGCAATAGCAAAGGATGGTAACCATGCAATAAAGCTCCGCACTTGACTGACGGTGTTGTTAAAATCATTTACAAAAAAATACTTTTATTAATTATGTACACTATAATAACGTAGTATAAAGTTTATAAAATTTGAAATAATTTTCGAAAAAGCAGTTAGCTAAAGTTTGGTTTGATAGCGGCGTTGATAGCAGCCTCGAAGCCACAAAGCGcacaccaacgcctcctctaggaagatgcctaccgcatgagaaaaaaaaaaacagctgccagcACGGAGGGAAAGCTGCCAGActctttccctccttcatttcgaaatgttctcggtcgctagcgttacctgtggcggacggtgcaacactTTGTATAGCCTCCGAAatagtggtgcacagttgcaggtctcaaacaactctcgactgacgcgcccctatgggtcgcagatgaaaaacgcttaacTGGTACCGCCTGTCGTTGTGATAATcaacgtttatatatatatatatatatatatttatttataaacGTTGATAataatagtgtcggtcgcgagcgccaccgcgtaGAGCTtatttaaaactgaaggcaggccaactccgctgggagcgcgagccattcctcaggcatctttgtaggaacattattattgttcctatctaatttctctttatttttttagcaagcgtagtaaaaaatgatttattatgaggtacagtgtggccaatgccccatgtgggtatgagccaagatcttctaggagacaagacaagacaaaagTAGGCGTTGCGCACACTAACACAAAAATGGCGTCTTTGCAGACGCTCCTACCTGCTCCTACACAGTCTGTTTTCGATCGAGGGGATGAAGACCGTGCAAGAAAACTTGCCGCTCCATCAACGCACGTTGCGCTCACGATGCGGTCTGCACCACCCTATGGTATGCGAAAGGGCTGGGTTCCCAGAAGTCTCGAAGACTACGGCGATGGCGGCGCCTTTCCTGAGATACATGTCGCGCAATATCCGATGGACATGGGCAAAAAGAAGGATAAGACCACTTCAAATGCACTTCCAGTTCAGATCGACGCCCAAGGAAAGATCAAGTACGATGTTATTGTACGACAGGGTCAGTCGAAGGACAAGGTAATTTACCACCGATATCAAGACATGCTGCCGTCGGAGATCACAACCGATGACGACCCGACCCTACAGAAACCGGATGAAGAGGCAATCGAGAAAACTACCGAGGAAACCCGGTTGGCGCTGGAAAAGCTAACTCAGTCAAAAATTTCGGCAGCAATGCCGGTTAGAGCGGCTGAGAAAACTGCTCCTGCTCAGTACATTCGCTACACGCCGTCTCAGCAGGGTATGTCGTTCAACTCGGGCGCGAAACAGCGCATTATTCGGATGGTTGAAGTGCAAAAGGACCCCATGGAGCCGCCGAGGTTCAAGATCAACAAGAAAATCCCGCGTGGTCCCCCGTCACCACCGGCGCCCGTGATGCACTCGCCGACACGTAAGGTGACGGTCAAGGAGCAACAGGAGTGGCGCATCCCGCCCTGCATCTCCAACTGGAAAAACGCCAAGGGCTACACCGTACCGCTGGACAAACGCCTAGCCGCCGACGGCCGTGGCCTGCAGCAGGTGCACATCAACGAGAACTTCGCCAAGCTGGCCGAGGCACTGTATATCGCCGACAGAAAAGCTCGGGAGGCCGTCGAA
This region includes:
- the Bx42 gene encoding puff-specific protein Bx42, with product MASLQTLLPAPTQSVFDRGDEDRARKLAAPSTHVALTMRSAPPYGMRKGWVPRSLEDYGDGGAFPEIHVAQYPMDMGKKKDKTTSNALPVQIDAQGKIKYDVIVRQGQSKDKVIYHRYQDMLPSEITTDDDPTLQKPDEEAIEKTTEETRLALEKLTQSKISAAMPVRAAEKTAPAQYIRYTPSQQGMSFNSGAKQRIIRMVEVQKDPMEPPRFKINKKIPRGPPSPPAPVMHSPTRKVTVKEQQEWRIPPCISNWKNAKGYTVPLDKRLAADGRGLQQVHINENFAKLAEALYIADRKAREAVEMRAQLEKKLAQKEKEKKEEHLRQLAQRAREERAGIRTQAAAATVDEDVRERDQLRHERHKDRQRERNIARAAPDKRSKLEKQRERDISEQIALGMPGARPAEVQFDQRLFNQSKGLDTGFGHDDAYDVYDKPWRSTQTGVYRPKNQDKEVYGEDLEKLMKTSRFVPDKEFSGTDRSSRRDGPVQFERLEEEDPFGLDKFLTEAKKASKRPTEEQDHHRDKGKRRKE